Proteins encoded within one genomic window of Anopheles gambiae chromosome 3, idAnoGambNW_F1_1, whole genome shotgun sequence:
- the LOC5667908 gene encoding zinc finger CCCH domain-containing protein 13 produces the protein MSVHYKFKSALDFDTITFDGLHISVADLKKGIIQQKRLGKTVDFDLQITNAQTKEEYNDDNMLIPKNTSLTIARVPVKNTGKKNWEKAAAAAAAAAEANAPSSAPRGKHDAASSQTNVDLSMMNGTEEDKIREMMFQSTAEYDPTNYQKVRGTQTGEVPMNYKCYRCHKPGHWIKNCPLGPLPKESIEVKRTSGIPRSFIERDKEMGNNPAMQPVQMPPEEKQSIPEDLICGICKDLFTDAVMIPCCGSSFCDECVRTALLESEDNECPDCKEKGSSPGSLIPNRFLRNSVNAFRNETGYTKSQPKANVGKKQTKPEETPTADSTTTTSGGGITSSSSVPFGGDGVQQGAPIVSTISTTTTTTELVESSTYEEDGAGGGGARDADSNLQPQLFDEISQQDDIGSPGREEKEAMVAGGGPTGGFDNESDYEDNITVTVPPAHLQSRGAFRGHYNGGRPMRHGGRLHGHDTPPNERQMVANQQQQQQQLQQGYGGVGGNGNNGGRGNELMEREQREDDHHRRRMLMEEKEGEGYGGAGPNAGLLGERGREYDERSPEYMHGGGGGRGLMPHPQHNHPQHVQAIGTAMGHPGGGAYMGPGNGGYGGHVGHPQYAGAGGAGAYGMQQGGGYPPQQQQQQQQQRGYDHHGGMYPADRPPRMMYPMRGGGYMQHHPPHMRQRPMGPGPMGGGYQTVLQTIGPGVIDDPLEAFNRIMREKELRKKQEQQQQQQMRRNRSPMGERGRRSRSFDNGGRGGGPRGNSSDRRRTSRQRSPDRRRSPDDKHHPDERDRVRERRRNRSSSYSSSRSRSYTRSKSRSPMKRNKSPRKRSRSPPGGYRDRRSRSRSGSFAGGMRYRDRRDDRRPGDFNRDRSPGFNQNFGYGNRPPRGGGGPRGGGRARGNSRDVGGPMQHFPPRGYDRHQPPLLPLPGGRPDEMQPGFLHGQHHLHDYRNGPGGGQQQHQQHQQQQQQHGGNMMSGGGPATASMQSGGGVGGAMAATQSNRYPGRDERERSVGSYGGAKQSADFGEGGEHHMQHPNVPPGGEQRHRTSRQSSRQSSPMGGAHQQGVGHQDPAQRGREGEWQEHTDDPAYHHQHHQQQQHHADRPSPESKGARGASEQRPASMTSGSHGRGRSRSRDRKRPPPTGTGQDGSDRDGADRRRHRSKRSESAERQERSNRGSRSAGGGGEHERDKQDRKHQPSEKDKRSEPVDQHGRRGGDERDHHHRERGKERGENERGGDHQRERERERDRDRQRDREREKDRNKEKERGDHAEHHDRDRDRRKEKEREKEKEKEREREKEREREKVREKEREKERLRDREKERDKEKDRERGEKDREREKDRDKEKDRDMEKDREREKDREKEREKEREKEREKEREKERDREKDKDGKEVSKKKTRDSSDEDRRDRKKDRDKKKRKKEKEVEKRKHKKERKEKDKERRSKDRRKERKTVEKEEPDSSQQPATPTAREREEGGKAGEERRDERERDEARSAEEGDDNARQGSVASEDGKQESDSGESGADDDDRSNAEQHEDEQQEQQQHQQEEEQEQPEHEEHRHHQQQEAQIDGHDHGDLYSDIPDRYEADQLELSVLAEESGQAGPVEDDGAAGLADSTGDSQEKPVVDSDAASGEGGMLMKRSDSVLDLHANLDYEQELDESLQLHSSQPKEEEDHDTVMPELSKWEMDEDGQINSSTGEDGQEGGSPEDASAGGDGDGLQLATGGKVTSEVLKRAENAIFTRAINAIRPIEIKKISGDRQKLYTGGSGSGNGSPTRLPLDVKHAQEHDELKRFQVTVPVNDERAERSVEIKQMADLKVETRSSPMRTSVKERLGSKVPDNASQFSRSRTPPTNRKPGGSSSNNNNNNTSNDGNGRGKPFSDRRRGSSRSRSRTRDDSKRVDRNRSGGRHESGSGGCKKPSESSNRRGRDDRQRDDDRPQRDRKDAEPRRNSRERSDNRKTDQQQQQRGRSRDRERDRDRGDNRGRRGDSRDRKGTVSPSAKKGSDRKDSDTHQRGGKREDTSAGRVSSSKSGHRGEEGAKGGRGDEKNATAPSSTTGSTTGGERQRGEHSPAERQSRKRSAEHLREGSPERGSGQQDEAAKRDASSSSKRTKVEKPSSGKGNKSAAGGSSSDTTSSDSESSSTDSSPDTDAGGGGGGGGGTSSKKRKKRKHKKERKRAKRSAATTETDDESGGKRKKSKKKSKSSKKKKKSSKHKKD, from the exons ATGTCGGTGCACTACAAGTTTAAGAGCGCCCTCGACTTTGACACGATCACGTTCGACGGGTTGCACATCTCGGTGGCCGACCTGAAGAAGGGCATCATCCAGCAGAAGCGGCTGGGCAAAACGGTTGATTTCGATCTACAGATTACGAATGCGCAAACGAAGGAAG aataCAATGATGATAATATGCTGATACCGAAAAACACGTCGCTCACGATAGCGCGCGTGCCGGTCAAGAACACAGGGAAGAAGAACTGGGAAAAGgccgcggcggcggcggccgctgcGGCCGAGGCGAATGCACCGTCGTCGGCACCGCGCGGCAAGCACGATGCGGCCAGCTCGCAAACCAACGTCGACCTGTCGATGATGAACGGGACGGAGGAGGACAAGATCCGGGAGATGATGTTTCAAAGCACGGCCGAATACGACCCAACGAA CTATCAGAAGGTGCGCGGCACGCAGACGGGCGAGGTGCCGATGAACTACAAGTGCTACCGGTGCCACAAGCCGGGCCACTGGATCAAGAACTGCCCGCTGGGGCCGCTGCCGAAGGAAAGCATCGAGGTGAAGCGCACGTCCGGCATACCGCGCTCGTTCATCGAGCGCGACAAGGAGATGGGCAACAATCCGGCCATGCAGCCGGTGCAGATGCCGCCGGAGGAGAAGCAGTCCATCCCGGAGGATCTGATCTGCGGCATCTGCAAGGATCTGTTCACCGACGCGGTCATGATACCGTGCTGCGGCAGCTCGTTCTGCGACGAGTGTGTGCGGACGGCGCTGCTCGAATCGGAGGACAACGAGTGTCCGGACTGCAAGGAGAAGGGTTCGTCGCCCGGGTCGCTCATACCGAACCGGTTTTTGCGCAACTCGGTCAATGCGTTCCGCAACGAGACGGGCTACACGAAGTCGCAACCGAAGG CTAACGTTGGTaagaaacaaaccaaaccggAAGAAACACCGACTGCGGACAGTACCACTACGACCAGCGGTGGTGGTATAACGTCCTCTTCCTCCGTACCATTCGGTGGTGACGGTGTTCAGCAGGGTGCCCCCATCGTCAGTACGATttccaccactaccaccaccaccgagctGGTGGAATCGTCCACGTACGAAGAGGATGgtgcgggtggtggtggagcgCGCGATGCCGATAGCAATCTGCAGCCGCAGCTGTTTGACGAAATCTCCCAGCAGGATGACATCGGTTCGCCGGGCCGTGAAGAGAAGGAGGCGATGGTGGCGGGCGGCGGACCGACGGGCGGGTTTGACAATGAGTCGGACTATGAGGACAACATTACCGTTACGGTGCCGCCGGCTCACCTCCAGAGCCGGGGTGCGTTCCGCGGCCACTACAATGGCGGGCGGCCGATGCGCCACGGCGGACGGCTGCACGGGCACGATACGCCACCGAACGAGCGGCAGATGGTGGcgaatcagcagcagcagcagcagcagctacaacaGGGCTATGGTGGTGTTGGCGGGAATGGTAACAATGGTGGCCGGGGCAACGAGCTGATGGAGCGGGAGCAGCGTGAAGACGACCATCACCGCCGTCGGATGTTGATGGAGGAGAAGGAAGGCgaagggtacggtggtgctgGACCGAATGCGGGTTTGCTGGGCGAGCGGGGTCGTGAGTACGATGAGCGATCGCCGGAGTACATGcacggaggaggaggaggtcgAGGATTGATGCCCCATCCGCAGCATAATCATCCGCAGCACGTCCAAGCGATCGGGACGGCCATGGGACACCCGGGTGGTGGTGCGTACATGGGACCGGGTAACGGTGGCTACGGTGGCCACGTCGGCCACCCACAGTACGCGGGCGCGGGAGGTGCAGGAGCGTACGGAATGCAGCAGGGAGGCGGTTATCcgccacagcagcaacagcagcagcagcagcagcggggaTACGACCATCATGGCGGAATGTATCCCGCGGACCGTCCGCCGAGGATGATGTACCCGATGCGGGGTGGGGGGTATATGCAGCACCATCCACCCCACATGCGGCAGCGTCCGATGGGACCGGGACCGATGGGTGGCGGCTATCAGACCGTACTTCAAACGATAGGGCCAGG CGTCATTGACGATCCGCTCGAAGCGTTCAACCGAATCATGCGCGAGAAGGAGCTGCGCAagaagcaggagcagcagcagcagcagcaaatgcgCCGCAACCGTTCGCCGATGGGTGAGCGGGGCCGTCGCTCACGATCCTTCGACAACGGTGGTCGGGGCGGTGGCCCACGGGGCAATTCCTCCGATCGGAGACGCACCTCGCGACAGCGGTCACCGGATAGGCGACGGTCGCCGGACGATAAGCACCATCCGGACGAGCGGGACCGGGTGCGAGAGCGGCGCCGGAATCGGTCCAGCTCGTACAGCTCCTCGCGCTCGCGGTCTTATACGAG aTCCAAATCAAGGTCGCCCATGAAACGGAACAAGTCGCCACGGAAACGGTCACGCAGTCCACCGGGCGGCTACAGAGATCGACGAAGCCGAAGTCGGTCGGGATCGTTTGCGGGAGGAATGCG ATACAGAGACCGTCGTGATGATCGTCGTCCGGGCGACTTTAATCGCGATCGATCGCCTGGATTTAATCAAAACTTTGG CTACGGCAATCGTCCTCCCCGAGGCGGCGGTGGCCCAAGAGGAGGTGGTCGGGCTCGTGGCAACAGTCGGGACGTTGGTGGACCGATGCAGCATTTCCCGCCCCGAGGCTATGATCGTCACCAGCCACCCCTGTTACCGTTACCGGGCGGACGGCCGGACGAGATGCAGCCAGGCTTCCTGCACGGGCAGCATCATCTGCACGACTACCGGAACGGACCGGGCggtggccagcagcagcaccagcagcaccagcagcagcagcagcagcacggcggCAATATGATGAGCGGCGGTGGGCCAGCAACAGCCTCGATGCAATCGGGTGGCGGTGTTGGTGGCGCGATGGCTGCCACACAGTCAAACAG GTATCCGGGACGTGATGAGCGTGAACGAAGTGTCGGTAGCTACGGAGGTGCCAAGCAATCGGCGGACTTTGGCGAAGGAGGGGAGCATCATATGCAGCATCCGAACGTACCGCCTGGCGGCGAGCAACGGCACAGAACAAGTCGACAGTCCAGCCGGCAATCTTCTCCGATGGGTGGTGCTCATCAGCAAGGCGTTGGACATCAAGATCCTGCGCAGCGTGGTAGGGAGGGCGAGTGGCAAGAACACACTGACGATCCCGcctaccaccaccaacaccatcagcagcagcagcatcacgctGATCGGCCGAGTCCCGAGTCGAAGGGCGCCCGCGGTGCGTCCGAACAGCGGCCAGCGTCAATGACCAGCGGTAGTCACGGTCGGGGAAGATCACGTTCGCGCGACCGCAAGCGTCCTCCCCCGACCGGGACCGGTCAGGATGGGTCCGATCGGGATGGTGCGGATCGCAGAAGGCACCGATCGAAACGTTCCGAGTCGGCGGAGCGGCAGGAAAGATCGAACCGAGGTTCCCGTTCggctggcggcggcggtgaaCATGAGCGGGACAAGCAGGACCGCAAACATCAGCCCTCGGAGAAGGACAAGCGCAGCGAGCCGGTGGACCAGCACGGCCGGCGGGGAGGAGACGAGCgtgaccatcatcatcgggaGCGGGGCAAGGAACGGGGCGAGAATGAGCGTGGCGGTGATCACCAGCGTGAACGCGAGCGGGAGCGCGATCGAGACCGGCAGCGGGACCGTGAGCGGGAGAAGGATCGCAACAAGGAGAAGGAGCGGGGCGATCACGCCGAACATCATGATCGCGATCGGGACCGAAGGAAGGAGAAGGAGCGCGaaaaggagaaggaaaaggagcgCGAGCGGGAGAAGGAGCGGGAGCGGGAAAAGGTACGCGAAAAGGAGCGTGAGAAGGAAAGGCTGCGGGACAGAGAAAAGGAACGCGACAAGGAAAAGGATCGCGAACGGGGTGAGAAGGATCGAGAGCGGGAAAAGGATCGCGACAAGGAAAAGGATCGCGACATGGAGAAGGATCGCGAGCGGGAAAAAGATCGCGAGAAGGAGCGCGAGAAGGAACGTGAGAAGGAGCGTGAGAAGGAGCGTGAGAAGGAGCGTGATCGCGAAAAGGATAAAGATGGAAAGGAGGTGTCCAAGAAGAAGACGCGCGATTCGAGCGACGAAGATCGGCGTGACCGGAAAAAGGATCGCGACAAGAAGAAACgcaagaaggagaaggaggtgGAGAAGCGCAAGCACAAAAAGGAGCGCAAGGAGAAGGACAAGGAGCGCCGGTCGAAGGATAGGCGCAAGGAGCGCAAAACGGTTGAGAAGGAGGAACCGGATAGCTCGCAGCAACCGGCCACACCGACGGCACGGGAGCGGGAGGAAGGCGGCAAGGCCGGCGAAGAGCGGCGGGACGAGCGGGAGCGTGACGAAGCGCGATCGGCTGAAGAGGGAGACGACAATGCGCGGCAGGGAAGTGTTGCCAGTGAGGATGGCAAGCAGGAGAGCGATTCGGGTGAGTCTGGCGCAGACGATGACGACCGTAGCAACGCTGAACAGCACGAAGacgagcagcaggagcagcagcaacatcagcaagAGGAGGAACAGGAACAGCCGGAGCATGAAGAGCACCGGCACCATCAACAGCAGGAAGCGCAGATCGATGGTCACGATCATGGCGATTTGTATTCGGACATACCGGATAGGTATGAAGCGGATCAACTGGAGCTGTCCGTGCTGGCGGAAGAGAGCGGTCAGGCCGGCCCGGTCGAGGACGATGGTGCGGCAGGGCTGGCAGACAGTACCGGGGACAGCCAGGAGAAACCGGTGGTCGACAGCGACGCGGCCAGCGGCGAGGGTGGCATGCTGATGAAGCGGTCCGATTCTGTGCTGGATCTGCACGCTAATCTCGACTACGAGCAGGAGCTGGACGAAAGCTTGCAGCTACATTCGTCCCAGccgaaggaggaggaggaccaCGATACGGTCATGCCCGAGCTGTCCAAGTGGGAGATGGACGAGGACGGGCAGATTAATTCGTCCACCGGCGAGGATGGGCAGGAGGGCGGCTCACCCGAGGATGCGTCGGCCGGTGGGGACGGGGACGGCCTTCAGCTGGCCACCGGTGGCAAGGTGACGAGCGAGGTGCTGAAGCGGGCCGAAAATGCGATCTTCACGCGTGCCATTAACGCGATACGGCCTATTGAGATTAAGAAGATCAGCGGCGATCGGCAGAAGCTGTACACGGGCGGCAGTGGCAGCGGCAACGGTTCGCCGACTCGGTTACCGTTGGACGTGAAGCACGCACAGGAACACGACGAGCTGAAGCGCTTCCAG GTTACTGTACCAGTGAACGACGAGCGAGCGGAACGTTCGGTGGAGATAAAGCAGATGGCCGATCTGAAGGTGGAAACCCGTTCCTCGCCGATGCGCACCTCTGTTAAAGAGCGCCTGGGCAGCAAGGTGCCGGACAATGCGTCCCAGTTCAGCCGGTCGCGAACTCCACCCACCAACCGCAAACCGGGCGGCTCctcgagcaacaacaacaacaacaacaccagcaacgATGGCAACGGTCGCGGAAAACCGTTCTCGGACCGGCGCCGCGGTTCATCCCGCAGCCGCAGTCGAACGCGGGACGATTCGAAGCGCGTCGACCGAAACCGGTCCGGCGGAAGGCACGAGAGTGGCAGCGGTGGCTGCAAAAAGCCATCGGAATCGTCCAACCGAAGGGGACGCGATGATCGGCAGCGCGACGACGATCGACCGCAGCGTGATCGTAAAGATGCGGAACCGAGGCGAAACAGCCGGGAAAGGAGTGACAATAGGAAAaccgatcagcagcagcagcaacgtggACGTAGCCGTGATCGAGAGCGGGATCGCGATCGGGGTGATAATCGTGGTCGCCGTGGGGACAGCCGCGATCGTAAGGGTACCGTGTCGCCGAGCGCGAAAAAGGGCAGCGATCGCAAGGACTCCGACACGCATCAACGGGGTGGCAAGCGAGAGGACACGTCCGCCGGTCGTGTGTCATCGTCCAAGTCGGGTCACCGGGGGGAGGAAGGTGCGAAAGGAGGCCGCGGAGATGAGAAGAACGCAACGGCTCCCAGCTCGACGACGGGCTCGACCACCGGTGGCGAACGGCAAAGGGGTGAACATTCGCCGGCAGAGCGACAGTCCCGCAAACGTTCGGCAGAGCATCTGCGGGAGGGTTCGCCCGAACGGGGCAGCGGTCAGCAGGACGAGGCAGCGAAGCGGGACGCTAGCAGTAGCAGTAAGCGCACGAAGGTGGAAAAACCATCGTCAGGGAAGGGGAACAAATCCGCTGCCGGTGGCAGCTCGAGCGATACGACCAGCTCCGATTCGGAATCTTCCTCAACGGACAGCAGCCCCGATACGgatgccggtggtggtggtggtggtggcggcggcaccagcagcaagaAGCGCAAGAAGCGAAAGCACAAGAAGGAGCGCAAGCGTGCCAAACGTTCCGCTGCGACGACGGAAACGGACGACGAATCCGGCGGGAAGCGCAAAAAGTCGAAAAAGAAATCGAAATcgtcgaagaagaagaaaaaatccagcaaacacaaaaaggaCTAG